The nucleotide sequence TACAAATATCCATTTACAAATATCCATTTACAAATATCCATATACATCAGGTATTCCCATCAGGTATTCCTGGTAGTCCTGCTACTACCAGAattactacacctgcacctgtcgacgaagTTGTTCTACTAGTGAAATACTACATGAAAGTACCTAGGTCGTGTTCATAAGGGCACACAACagaaaacgttttttaaatgttttgcaatggaaaatgtACATTCGCGTTTCGTATTGGACAATTCCAGGTATTATTGAACAATTCCTGCCCAGTTTTATTCCGTTTTCTTCCTTTTGGTGCCTAATGTACTGTGTTATACACAACTGACCTTTGACCCCTGACCTATGTGTCCTATAGGATGGCAGCCAGGGTCAGCCTGACCCTGACAGTGGAGTGTCCGGTCCTCTCAGCCAGCCCCCGGCCGAGTCTGGTGTTCCGCTGCCTGCTCTCAACCTCATCTTCAAGGACGGACAGCTGAGGGAGTGGAGTGGACGagctcctccacctctccacatCTCAGCCCTGCAGACAGACCAGTCCTTATAGACCGCTCCACATCTCAGCCCTGCAGAAAGACCTTATAGACCCCTCCACATCTCAGCCCTGCAGAAAGACCTTATAGACCCCTCCACATCTCAGCCCTGCAGAAAGACCAGTCCTTATAGACCGCTCCACATCTCAGCCCTGCAGAAAGACCAGTCCTTATAGACCCCTCCACATCTCAGCCCTGCAGAAAGACCAGTCCTTATAGACCCCTCCACATCTCAGCCCTGCAGAAAGACCTTATAGACCCCTCCACATCTCAGCCCTGCAGAAAGACCTTATAGACCCCTCCACATCTCAGCCCTGCAGAAAGACCAGTCCTTATAGACCCCTCCACATCTCAGCCCTGCAGAAAGACCTTATAGACCCCTCCACATCTCAGCCCTGCAGAAAGACCAGTCCTTATAGACCGCTCCACATCTCAGCCCTGCAGAAAGACCTTATAGACCCCTCCACATCTCAGCCCTGCAGAAAGACCAGTCCTTATAGACCCCTCCACATCTCAGCCCTGCAGAAAGACCTTATAGACCCCTCCACATCTCAGCCCTGCAGAAAGACCAGTCCTTATAGACCCCTCCACATCTCAGCCCTGCAGAAAGACCTTATAGACCCCTCCACATCTCAGCCCTGCAGAAAGACCAGTCCTTATAGACCGCTCCACATCTCAGCCCTGCAGAAAGACCTTATAGACCCCTCCACATCTCAGCCCTGCAGAAAGACCTTATAGACCCCTCCACATCTCAGCCCTGCAGAAAGACCAGTCCTTATAGACCCCTCCACATCTCAGCCCTGCAGAAAGACCAGTCCTTATAGACCGCTCCACATCTCAGCCCTGCAGAAAGACCAGACCTTATAGACCGCTCCACATCTCAGCCCTGCAGAAAGACCAGTCCTTATAGACCCCTCCACATCTCAGCCCTGCAGAAAGACCAGACCTTATAGACCGCTCCACATCTCAGCCCTGCAGAAAGACCAGTCCTTATAGACCCCTCCACATCTCAGCCCTGCAGAAAGACCAGTCCTTATAGACCCCTCCACATCTCAGCCCTGCAGAAAGACCTTATAGACCCCTCCACATCTCAGCCCTGCAGAAAGACCAGACCTTATAGACCATCTCAGCCCTGCATAAAGACCAGACCTTATAGACCCCTCCACATCTCAGCCCTGCAGAAAGACCAGTCCTTATAGACCCCTCCACATCTCAGCCCTGCAGAAAGACCAGTCCTTATAGACCCCTCCACATCTCAGCCCTGTAGAAAGACCTTATAGACCCCTCCACATCTCAGCCCTGCAGAAAGACCAGTCCTTATAGACCCCTCCACATCTCAGCCCTGCAGAAAGACCAGTCCTTATAGACCCCTCCACATCTCAGCCCTGCAGAAAGACCAGTCCTTATAGACCCCTCCACATCTCAGCCCTGCAGAAAGACCAGTCCTTATAGACCCCTCCACATCTCAGCCCTGTAGAAAGACCTTATAGACCCCTCAACATCTCAGCCCTGCAGAAAGACCAGTCCTTATAGACCCCTCCACATCTCAGCCCTGCAGAAAGACCAGTCCTTATAGACCCCTCCACATCTCAGCCCTGCAGAAAGACCAGTCCTTATAGACCCCTCCACATCTCAGCCCTGCAGAAAGACCAGTCCTTATAGACCCCTCCACATCTCAGCCCTGCAGAAAGACCAGTCCTTATAGACCGCTCCACATCTCAGCCCTGCAGAAAGACCAGTCCTTATAGACCCCTCCACATCTCAGCCCTGCAGAAAGACCAGTCCTTATAGACCGCTCCACATCTCAGCCCTGCAGAAAGACCAGTCCTTATAGACCCCTCCACATCTCAGCCCTGCAGAAAGACCTTATAGACCCCTCCACATCTCAGCCCTGCAGAAAGACCAGTCCTTATAGACCCCTCCACATCTCAGCCCTGCAGAAAGACCAGTCCTTATAGACCGCTCCACATCTCAGCCCTGCAGAAAGACCAGTCCTTATAGACCCCTCCACATCTCAGCCCTGCAGAAAGACCAGACCTTATAGACCCCTCCACATCTCAGCCCTGCAGAAAGACCAGTCCTTATAGACCCCTCCACATCTCAGCCCTGCAGAAAGACCTTATAGACCCCTCCACATCTCAGCCCTGCAGAAAGACCAGTCCTTATAGACCCCTCCACATCTCAGCCCTGCAGAAAGACCAGTCCTTATAGACCCCTCCACATCTCAGCCCTGCAGAAAGACCAGTCCTTATAGACCCCTCCACATCTCAGCCCTGTAGAAAGACCTTATAGACCCCTCCACATCTCAGCCCTGCAGAAAGACCAGTCCTTATAGACCCCTCCACATCTCAGCCCTGCAGAAAGACCAGTCCTTATAGACCCCTCCACATCTCAGCCCTGCAGAAAGACCAGTCCTTGTAGACCGCTCCACATCTCAGCCCTGCAGAAAGACCAGTCCTTATAGACCCCTCCACATCTCAGCCCTGCAGAAAGACCTTATAGACCCCTCCACATCTCAGCCCTGCAGAAAGACCAGTCCTTATAGACCCCTCCACATCTCAGCCCTGCAGAAAGACCAGTCCTTATAGACCCCTCCACATCTCAGCCCTGCAGAAAGACCAGTCCTTATAGACCGCTCCACATCTCAGCCCTGCAGAAAGACCAGTCCTTATAGACCCCTCCACATCTCAGCCCTGCAGAAAGACCAGTCCTTATAGACCGCTCCACATCTCAGCCCTGCAGAAAGACCAGTCCTTATAGACCCCTCCACATCTCAGCCCTGCAGAAAGACCTTATAGACCCCTCCACATCTCAGCCCTGCAGAAAGACCAGTCCTTATAGACCCCTCCACATCTCAGCCCTGCAGAAAGACCAGTCCTTATAGACCCCTCCACATCTCAGCCCTGCAGAAAGACCAGTCCTTATAGACCGCTCCACATCTCAGCCCTGCAGAAAGACCAGTCCTTATAGACCCCTCCACATCTCAGCCCTGCAGAAAGACCAGACCTTATAGACCCCTCCACATCTCAGCCCTGCAGAAAGACCAGTCCTTATAGACCCCTCCACATCTCAGCCCTGCAGAAAGACCTTATAGACCCCTCCACATCTCAGCCCTGCAGAAAGACCAGTCCTTATAGACCCCTCCACATCTCAGCCCTGCAGAAAGACCAGTCCTTATAGACCGCTCCACATCTCAGCCCTGCAGAAAGACCAGTCCTTATAGACCGCTCCACATCTCAGCCCTGCAGAAAGACCAGTCCTTATAGACCCCTCCACATCTCAGCCCTGCAGAAGACCAGTCCTTATAGACCCCTCCACATCTCAGCCCTGCAGAAAGACCAGTCCTTATAGACCCCTCCACATCTCAGCCCTGTAGAAAGACCTTATAGACCCCTCCACATCTCAGCCCTGCAGAAAGACCAGTCCTTATAGACCCCTCCACATCTCAGCCCTGCAGAAAGACCTTATAGACCCCTCCACATCTCAGCCCTGCAGAAAGACCAGTCCTTATAGACCCCTCCACATCTCAGCCCTGCAGAAAGACCAGTCCTTATAGACCACTCCACATCTCAGCCCTGCAGAAAGACCTTATAGACCCCTCCACATCTCAGCCCTGCAGAAAGACCAGTCCTTATAGACCCCTCCACATCTCAAACACTCATTCATCCACAACATCCATAACTATAacttcctgtctctgtcctgcAAAACACCAGCCCACAGTAGCCCCACCCACCCTAAGCCATCCCCAACACTCGATGGTGTTACTTTAGCGGGGCCATGAGGAGACTGTCTGTACTGGTCATTTACAGTGGTGATAGCTGGTGATGTCTAGACTCttttagaccagtggttcccaaccttttttggttactgtaccaccaactgaattttgctctgcctagaatacccctgaagtaccccatCATGTGGatttttaccagtaggcctatggtctcatgagtcttctccaGTACCCCCTGTGGGTAGACCAACTACCCCCAGGGGTcttagtacccctggttgggaaccactgcattaGGGCATCCAGAGAAAATAAGAAACTATTAAAAGTACAACGCTGTAATATTGAGTCCATAGAAGTTCCCTTCCCTTTAAAGTCTATGTTCCATGGTTAATACTTTTGCTGAATAATAGAAAAAGATTCACAAATAACTGTATTTTTTGCTGACCTAAGTAGGTATTTTTGATGGACTAAGCCTGGAATGGTTTGACTAGTTAGTGTCTGTAGAGCAGGCGTGGTCaacccattgattttgttagtcactctcattCAGATATATTAAAAACATTTCTCCCCACcctaaaaatgtgtagaattgcaggaaatttgttaGAAAATCTTGCGTGGGTACGCTGCCCCTCGATCCACTGCAGCCCTGTATGATGGGTACGCTGCCCCTCGATCCACTGCAGCCCTGCATGATGGGTACGCTGCCCCTCGATCCACTGCAGCCCTGCATGATGGGTACGCTGCCCCTCGATCCACTGCAGCCCTGCATGATGGGTACGCTGCCCCTCGATCCACTGCAGCCCTGCATGATGGGTACGCTGCCCCTCGATCCACTGCAGCCCTGTATGATGGGTACGCTGCCCCTCGATCCACTGCAGCCCTGCATGATGGGTACGCTGCCCCTCGATCCACTGCAGCCCTGCATGATGGGTACGCTGCCCCTCGATCCACTGCAGCCCTGCATGATGGGTACGCTGCCCCTCGATCTACTGCAGCCCTGCATGATGGGTACGCTGCCCCTCGATCCACTGCAGCCCTGCATGATGGGTACGCTGCCCCTCGATCCACTTCGGCCCCTTGAAAGTTGACCATCCCTGCTGTAGACTCTCCACACTAGACGAACCAACCcaacccctccctcctcttcctatTGGCCTAAGTTTAGTAGCCCACCCACCCCGTGCAAACAAAATCTGAATATACCTATTTCTTATAGAGGtgtctttcaatgtgacagtgaGACTGGTGTAGTGCTCTTCTATATGGATCAATCATACAGCATGTTGACTCACAAACCCTTTTCATTCTAGTTTAGT is from Salvelinus namaycush isolate Seneca unplaced genomic scaffold, SaNama_1.0 Scaffold1683, whole genome shotgun sequence and encodes:
- the LOC120037295 gene encoding cuticle protein 16.5-like, producing MWIFTTLYDGYAAPRSTAALHDGYAAPRSTAALHDGYAAPRSTAALHDGYAAPRSTAALHDGYAAPRSTAALYDGYAAPRSTAALHDGYAAPRSTAALHDGYAAPRSTAALHDGYAAPRSTAALHDGYAAPRSTAALHDGYAAPRSTSAP